Proteins from one Carassius auratus strain Wakin linkage group LG28B, ASM336829v1, whole genome shotgun sequence genomic window:
- the LOC113067528 gene encoding butyrophilin subfamily 3 member A2-like, producing the protein MSGVSDIKPDKTLNDVCSGNSEQYEVVGPADTVFALPGEDVILPCSVKPSISVVDMRVEWFRSDLKDSVVHLYEDHDDRNAEQTESYRGRTKLNHEELQRGDASLKLSSFQISDEGRYKCFIQSKSWYDDATVDVSVEAVGRPPVITVDGFDDTGGLHLQCESEGWNPEPVLEWLNSEGVSLSSETAETSRNTDGFRVKHSITVHHSVGKIHCRVKLRHHILETLIIASNKRFNPWTTSIFLISAVVLLIVNAGMLIAGVFTKVREATLAPLKKVGMGILNYIDNWLIVPQSWELHGCNSSQLAPATVQVYLIAQTLCKIGEEEEQILKFVPCWPNWTWFPELMLIASTPP; encoded by the exons ATGAGTGGTGTCAGTGACATTAAACCTGACAAAACACTCAATGACGTGTGTTCTGGAAATTCTG AGCAGTATGAAGTCGTGGGACCTGCAGATACAGTATTTGCTTTACCTGGTGAAGATGTGATTCTGCCCTGTTCAGTTAAGCCCAGCATCAGTGTTGTGGACATGAGAGTGGAGTGGTTTAGATCTGATCTGAAAGACTCAGTAGTGCATCTCTATGAAGATCATGATGACAGAAATGCAGAGCAGACTGAGTCCTACAGAGGGAGAACAAAACTAAATCATGAAGAACTACAGAGAGGAGATGCATCACTCAAACTCTCATCTTTCCAAATCTCTGATGAAGGACGTTATAAGTGTTTTATTCAGTCCAAATCCTGGTATGATGATGCTACTGTTGATGTCAGTGTTGAAG CTGTTGGACGTCCTCCAGTGATCACTGTAGATGGATTTGATGATACAGGAGGGCTTCATCTACAATGTGAATCTGAAGGTTGGAACCCTGAACCTGTTCTTGAGTGGCTAAACAGTGAAGGAGTCAGCTTGAGTTCAGAAACTGCAGAGACAAGCAGAAACACAGATGGATTCAGAGTCAAACACTCTATCACTGTACATCACAGTGTCGGCAAGATTCACTGTAGAGTTAAACTGAGACATCACATTCTGGAGACACTGATTATCGCCTCAA ataaAAGGTTTAATCCTTGGACGACATCAATATTCTTGATTTCAGCTGTTGTTTTACTCATTGTGAATGCTGGAATGCTGATagct GGTGTCTTCACGAAAGTCAGAGAGGCCACCCTTGCCCCTCTAAAGAAAGTGGGCATGGGCATCCTCAACTACATTGACAACTGGCTGATTGTACCTCAGTCATGGGAACTG CATGGATGCaatagctcacagctggccccaGCAACTGTACAAGTATACCTCattgcacagacactgtgcaagatTGGAGAGGAAGAAGAACAAATCCTAAAGTTTGTGCCCTGCTGGCCCAACTGGACTTGGTTCCCAGAGCTCATGCTGATAGCATCAACCCCTCCCTGA
- the LOC113067527 gene encoding butyrophilin-like protein 3 — protein MTAQIDRYEVVSPADTVFAVAGEDVILPCSVKPSISVVDMRVEWFRSDLKNSVVHLYEDHDDRNAEQTESYRGRTKLNPQELQRGDASLKLSSVRVSDEGRYKCFIQSKSWSDYATVDVSVEAVGSPPVITVDGFDDTGGLHLQCESEGWNPEPDLEWLNSEGVSLSSETTEMQRNTDGFSVKHTITVQHRDDKIHCRVRLRHHMLETLIVTSSPVL, from the exons ATGACAGCACAGATCG ACCGATATGAAGTAGTGAGTCCTGCAGACACTGTATTTGCTGTAGCTGGTGAAGATGTGATTCTGCCCTGTTCAGTTAAGCCCAGCATCAGTGTTGTGGACATGAGAGTGGAGTGGTTTAGATCTGATCTGAAAAACTCAGTAGTGCATCTCTATGAAGATCATGATGACAGAAATGCAGAGCAGACTGAGTCCTACAGAGGGAGAACAAAACTGAATCCTCAAGAACTACAGAGAGGAGATGCATCACTCAAACTCTCATCTGTCCGAGTCTCTGATGAAGGACGTTACAAGTGTTTTATTCAGTCCAAATCCTGGTCTGATTATGCTACTGTTGATGTCAGTGTTGAAG CTGTAGGAAGTCCTCCAGTGATCACTGTAGATGGATTTGATGATACAGGAGGGCTTCATCTACAATGTGAATCTGAAGGTTGGAACCCTGAACCTGATCTTGAGTGGCTGAACAGTGAAGGAGTCAGCTTGAGTTCAGAAACAACAGAAATGCAAAGAAACACAGACGGGTTCAGTGTGAAACACACCATAACTGTACAACACAGAGATGACAAGATTCACTGCAGAGTCAGACTGAGACATCACATGCTGGAGACACTGATTGTGACCTCAA GTCCt GTCCTGTaa